GATAATTAGACGCCCTGACCGAACATATTTACACAATGACCGACTCGGCAGAAAAACTCGGCGCATAGAGCCATGAATCCCGATTGGAGTCAAGCCTTCGTTTTTCAGTGTTTTTTCGGAATTAATCCACAGGGGAAGGTAACAAATTTTGAGCTTGCAATGTATGGGGGCTTCGCAATAGGAATCATCTCTGTCAGTCGTTTAGTCTCCTAAATAATGTAATTGTCCACAGGTGTGGATAAATATGTGAATTGGTAAGCAATGGACTCAATTTTAGAACAGCTTAAAAGCAAAATACGGTTAAAAATCAGCGAGTTAAACTACAACACCTGGTTTTCCCCAATAGCGGACGGCTCCCTTGACGGTGATGTATTCAGCCTGACTGTCCCCAACAAATTCATCGCCGATTGGATAAACGATTATTACAGCGACATCTTGATGGAGGAATTAAAGGATATCGTAGGCAGGACCATTAAAATATCATTTACCATCGCTCCTCAGGTCGAAAGGGAGGCCTCTGCCGAATCGCTTGCTAGCTCTGATGCCGCACCACAGTACGCTCAGCCGGTGAAATGCAAAGCAACCGAGCAGCTAAACCCCAAATTCGCATTCGAAAAATTCGTCGTTGGGAATTCCAATCAGTTCGCTCATGCCGCCTGTAAGGCAGTAGCCGACCTCCCCGGCGGTCACTACAATCCGCTCTTCATATATGGCGGAGTGGGGCTTGGTAAAACCCACCTGCTTCATGCCATCGGCCTACAGGCTTTAAACGCCAGACCGCACACCCGGATGATCTACATGAGCGCGGAGAGGTTTATGAACGAACTCATCAACTCCCTGCGATATGAAAAGATGAATGAATTCAGGGCAAAATTTCGTGAAAACTGCGATATGCTGCTCATCGATGACGTCCAGTTTATAGGCGGGAAAGAGCGCACTCAGGAAGAATTCTTTCACACATTCAATACACTACACGAATCACAGAGGCAGATCGTCGTAACGAGCGACAAGCTGCCCCGCGACATTCCGGGGCTTGAGGAACGCCTGAAATCCAGATTCGAATGGGGTTTGATAGCGGATATCGCCCCGCCAGACCTGGAAACCAGGATCGCAATTCTGAAAAAGAAGGCTGAAGCCGCCGGCATGAAATGCCCGGATGACGTTGCTATGTTTCTGGCGAGCTCGATCGTATCAAATGTGCGAGAGCTAGAAGGTTCGCTGATACGCCTCAACGCCTTCGCCTCCCTTGCAGGTGCAGACCTTAGTGTTGATTTTGCAAGGGAAGTTCTTGGCAACATCATTCAGGAGCGGGAATCAGCTTGTTCGATAGAAGCCATCCAAAAAACCGTCGCCCGCTTCTATAAACTCAACGTCTCCGATCTCAAATCTCCCAAACGCTTAAAAAGTCTCGCATATCCGAGGCAGATAGCAATGTACCTGTGTAAAAAGCTAGTCCGAGCATCCTTTCCTGAGATCGGCGGTAAATTTGGGGGGAAGGATCATACTACAGTCATGTACGCCTGTAAAAAAATCGAACAGTTGCTCGAAAAAGATCAAAATCTACGACGAGAAATCAGCATTATCGAAAAATCCATTCTCAACTGATTATTTTCCACAGCGCCTATGGACAAACCTGTGAATGCTACTGAATGAAATGTTGACAGTGCGCCGAAGGCTGTTCTAATCATAACCAGATGTTGATAAAACGCTGTTTTGCAAAACTTACACACATGTATCGTTGAATGTTTTTACTTTTATTTTTTAACCGTGTTGATCACTTATCAACATATCAACAGGACCTACTACTACTACTGATTTTGAATTATATTAATAAAACCAGGAGAAGGCTATGGAGATAAAAATATCCAGATCGGAAATTCTTAAAGGTTTAAGTCTTGTCCAAAGTATAGTTGAAAGAAAAACTACGATGCCAATTTTGGCGAATGTTTTATTTGAAGCAAGAAATAAACATCTTTCCATCACTGCAACGGATCTTGAAGTAGGGGTTAATGGAATTTTCAAGGCAGATGTTATTAAAGAAGGCAATGTGGCTATCCATGCCAGAAGTATATACGATATCGTCAAGGAATTGCCGGAAGATACGATCAATCTGAAAGTGGTGGACGGAAATTGGGTAGAGATAGCTTGTAATAAGAGCAACTTTAGAATTGTGGGGCTATCGGCGGAAGAGTTTCCGTCACTTCCTGTTAAGGGTTCCGGTGAGACGAGAAAGGTCGAAACTTCACTACTCAGGGAGATGATGGATAAAACGTCATTCGCGATGTCAACAGATGAGACGAGGTATAACCTAAACGGAGTACTTATCGACGAGGCAGGTGCCAATGACGATAAGAAAGTAAGGATGGTAGCAACCGATGGACACAGACTTTCTATAGTTGAGAGGAGTTTTAAGGCCGGTTGGAATCTTCAGAAGGGAGTTATAGTTCCAAGGAAGGGGGTTGCAGAGTTAAAAAGGCTTTGCGAGAGCGGTGATTCAAATATCGAGCTATGGATCGATGCTAAACATCTAATAGCGTACAAGGATAACATGACGCTCGTCATAAGGTTGATCGACGGACAATTTCCTCCTTACGAGCAAGTTGTGCCGAAAAAGATTAAAAGAGTCGTTTCCGTTGAAAAGGATGGGTTGGCTAAGGCGCTTCGTAGGGTTTCTGTACTTTCGACCGATAGAACGCGTGGAGTGAAATTTTCATTTTCACCGAAAAATTTGGATATTTTCGCGTCCAATCCTGATATGGGCGAGGCACACGAGGAAATTTCAGCTGACTACAAGGGAGATTCATTCGAAATCGGATTTAACGCCAGATATGTTCTAGATGCGCTCGGAAGTATCGGAGATGAAAGAGCAGTTCTGCAACTCGGAGATGAGACATCGCCATGCGTGCTTCAAAGCGAAAAGGATAGCGGATTTACTCATGTGATAATGCCTATGCGCCTATGAAGAAAAGGGCGTTGAGATGTTCGTAAAATATTTAAAGTTGTGCAGGTTCAGAAATACCTTCGATCTGGAACTTCATCCAAATCCCAGGTTCAATCTTCTCGTTGGAAAAAACGCGCAGGGAAAGACTAATATAATAGAGTCGATCTATCTTTTTTCGTCTGGCACATCTTTTAGGAGCTCAGAATTCAGGGATATGATCGGGATCGACTGCGAAACTGCTTCGGCTGATATGGTAATCGCCCGTTCTTCGGGAGATGATAAATTAAAATTTTCAATGACCCGCACTAAAAAAGAATTTATCAGGAACAGTAAAAATTCACGCTTTTCATCTAAAACAGGATTGTACGCAGTTATATTTGCACCTGAGGAAATATTGTTGTTGAGGGGCTCTCCAGCGGGGAGACGAAAATATATAGACACTTTGATAAATCAGGTTTCGCCAGCACATTCCTCTCTCGTTAAAAAATATACGAAGGTGATTGCGCAAAGAAATAAACTGCTTCAGATGGTGTCTCTCAGTCGATGTGAAATTAAAAAAATCATTCCATCCTGGAATAGCCAGTTGATTCAACTTGGGGCAAGGCTTACATTTGAAAGATCGAAGTGGATAGCACGGTTGAATAAATTAATTCCGGTCAAGTACAGCGCTATGGCGTCAGGAGATGGCGAGGCACGGTTTCACTATCAACCAAATTGCGGAATCGAAAATATCGGACAAGACATTTCTATCATAGAAGGCCGAATGGAGGAAATGCTTAGCCAGAGGGAGGATGACGAGTTTGCAAGATGTCTAACGCTGGTTGGGCCTCATCGCGACGATCTGGTAGCGATGATGGGTGATAGGCCAGTCAGGGAATACGGTTCCCAGGGCCAACATAGAACATTTATGTTAGCCGTTAAGATGTCAGAGGTCGACTTTATCAAAAATGAAACGGGTGAATTGCCCGTACTGCTTCTAGATGACGTGGCAAGCGAGCTCGATGAAAGCCGTAACGCCTTTCTATTCAACTATCTAAGACACCTCGATGTTCAGGTCTTTATAACATCAACTTCGAGGAAGGATATACGCCTGCCGGATGCGGAAGATGTAAATGTTTTTTATGTGGAGTCTGGGAGGGTATCAGACGGCAAATGCAGTAATAGCAATGTTTGCGCTGTATAGCCTTTCCGATTTCGTCTTTACTTAATACTTCCATTATGATATTCATCTCCGTCCTTTCAGAGGGGAAACCATGGCCAGTGAAGCAAAAAAAATAAAAAAGTCGTCCGCGACCGTCAAAGAAGCAGCTGTCAAACCGGGGGCTTCCTATGATGCTTCCAAGATCAAGGTTTTGGAAGGCTTAGACGCAGTTCGTCGCAGGCCTGCCATGTACATAGGTTCGACCAATATTAACGGAATTCACCAGCTTGTATATGAGGTAGTGGATAACTCGGTGGACGAATCTTTGGCAGGTTTTTGCCAGAACGTGGATGTCGTCATCCATCTGGATGGCTCTGTCACCGTTGAGGACGATGGGCGCGGCATACCCGTCGATATGCATGAAATAGAGGGAGTTTCGGCCGCGGAGGTTGTTCTCACGAAGCTGCATGCCGGCGGTAAATTTGAAAATTCCTCGTATAAAGTATCGGGCGGTTTGCATGGCGTTGGAGTCTCTTGCGTCAACGCTCTTTCAGAATGGCTTAAGCTGGAAATTAGAAGGGATGGAAAGGTCTATGGTCAGACCTACAAAAGAGGTAAACCTGACGCGCCGCTATCGGTCATAGGAACGAGCGATAGAACTGGCACTCGAGTCACCTGGAAACCGGACTCCGAAATTTTTGAAACGATCGAGCCTTCCTTTGATACCCTTTCCCAGCGGCTGCGAGAGCTTTCCTTTCTGAACAAAGGGTTGAAGATAACTGTCTCCGATGAAAGAGAAGGCGATAAGAAGCATGAGTTTCAGTATGCGGGCGGGATTCAGAGTTTTGTCGAATATCTCAACAAGAAGAAAGAACCGCTCCATAAGGATGTCATATATTTCGAAGTCGAAAAGGATGGCGTAGTAGTTGAAGTCGCCATGCAGTGGAATCAGGGATACCAGGAAACAATTTTTTCATTTGCGAACAACATAAACACGAGGGATGGCGGCACGCATCTTTCAGGTTTCAAGTCCGCGCTGACAAGAACCGTCAATCAGTACGCGCAGAAATTCGATAAATTCAAAAAACTGCAAAGGCCTCCTGAAGGTGAGGATATCCGCGAAGGGCTCTGCGCCGTAGTTTCTGTCAAACTTCCTAATCCTCAGTTTGAAGGGCAGACCAAGGGCAAGCTCGGCAACTCTGAGATGGAAGGGATGGTCAAACAGGTAGTCTACGATCGTTTCAGCGATTTTCTCGAGAGAAATACGCCGACAGCTAATAGAATAATCGAGAAGGTCGTCGATGCGGCACGCGCGCGCGAGGCTGCGAGACAGGCCAGGAACCTTGTTCGCAGAAAGAACGCTCTCGAGGCGGGGACGCTGCCAGGGAAGCTGGCAGATTGCCAAGAGCGCGACCCTTCCGTTTGCGAGATCTATATAGTCGAGGGAGATAGCGCAGGAGGAAGCGCCAAACAGGGGCGCGACCGTCGTTTTCAGGCGATACTTCCTCTCAAGGGCAAAATTTTGAATGTCGAAAAGGCCCGCTTCGACAAGATGCTCTCTTCTGAAGAAATTAGAACGTTAATCACAGCTCTCGGTACCGGAGTTGGAGAAAAGGACTTCGACATATCCAAGATCAGATATCATCGGATCATACTTCTGGCCGACGCTGACGTCGACGGAGCCCACATTCGAACTCTTCTACTCACTTTTTTCTATCGCCAGATGCCCCAGGTGATTGAAAACGGATATCTGTATATCGGGCAGCCCCCTCTTTACAGGGTGAAAAAGGGGAAGAGTGTGAGATATCTCAAAAATGAAGCGGCGCTGGACGATTATCTAGTGGAGTTGGGAGCCGAAGGGATTAAACTTTCACCGAAGGGGAGTGGAAAGTCGATATCCGGCAAGGCGCTTGAAAAACTCACTCGCCAGCTTATGAGATATACCTCTATTTTAAAGCTCATGAAGCGCCGCGGCGACCCGAGGATCATCGACAGCGTCGTAGAGGCCAGCTCTCTCTCTCCGGACATTCTCAGAGGACCAACCAAGCGCATAGATGCCCAGATGGATGCAATAGCGAAATACATCAACGAGATATATCCCGAAATCTCCGATTTCCATGTCGAGCTTTGCGACGACGACGAGCATCATGCAAAATCCATCGTTTACACAACGACCCTGG
This DNA window, taken from Myxococcales bacterium, encodes the following:
- the dnaA gene encoding chromosomal replication initiator protein DnaA; this encodes MDSILEQLKSKIRLKISELNYNTWFSPIADGSLDGDVFSLTVPNKFIADWINDYYSDILMEELKDIVGRTIKISFTIAPQVEREASAESLASSDAAPQYAQPVKCKATEQLNPKFAFEKFVVGNSNQFAHAACKAVADLPGGHYNPLFIYGGVGLGKTHLLHAIGLQALNARPHTRMIYMSAERFMNELINSLRYEKMNEFRAKFRENCDMLLIDDVQFIGGKERTQEEFFHTFNTLHESQRQIVVTSDKLPRDIPGLEERLKSRFEWGLIADIAPPDLETRIAILKKKAEAAGMKCPDDVAMFLASSIVSNVRELEGSLIRLNAFASLAGADLSVDFAREVLGNIIQERESACSIEAIQKTVARFYKLNVSDLKSPKRLKSLAYPRQIAMYLCKKLVRASFPEIGGKFGGKDHTTVMYACKKIEQLLEKDQNLRREISIIEKSILN
- the dnaN gene encoding DNA polymerase III subunit beta, which translates into the protein MEIKISRSEILKGLSLVQSIVERKTTMPILANVLFEARNKHLSITATDLEVGVNGIFKADVIKEGNVAIHARSIYDIVKELPEDTINLKVVDGNWVEIACNKSNFRIVGLSAEEFPSLPVKGSGETRKVETSLLREMMDKTSFAMSTDETRYNLNGVLIDEAGANDDKKVRMVATDGHRLSIVERSFKAGWNLQKGVIVPRKGVAELKRLCESGDSNIELWIDAKHLIAYKDNMTLVIRLIDGQFPPYEQVVPKKIKRVVSVEKDGLAKALRRVSVLSTDRTRGVKFSFSPKNLDIFASNPDMGEAHEEISADYKGDSFEIGFNARYVLDALGSIGDERAVLQLGDETSPCVLQSEKDSGFTHVIMPMRL
- the recF gene encoding DNA replication/repair protein RecF → MFVKYLKLCRFRNTFDLELHPNPRFNLLVGKNAQGKTNIIESIYLFSSGTSFRSSEFRDMIGIDCETASADMVIARSSGDDKLKFSMTRTKKEFIRNSKNSRFSSKTGLYAVIFAPEEILLLRGSPAGRRKYIDTLINQVSPAHSSLVKKYTKVIAQRNKLLQMVSLSRCEIKKIIPSWNSQLIQLGARLTFERSKWIARLNKLIPVKYSAMASGDGEARFHYQPNCGIENIGQDISIIEGRMEEMLSQREDDEFARCLTLVGPHRDDLVAMMGDRPVREYGSQGQHRTFMLAVKMSEVDFIKNETGELPVLLLDDVASELDESRNAFLFNYLRHLDVQVFITSTSRKDIRLPDAEDVNVFYVESGRVSDGKCSNSNVCAV
- the gyrB gene encoding DNA topoisomerase (ATP-hydrolyzing) subunit B codes for the protein MASEAKKIKKSSATVKEAAVKPGASYDASKIKVLEGLDAVRRRPAMYIGSTNINGIHQLVYEVVDNSVDESLAGFCQNVDVVIHLDGSVTVEDDGRGIPVDMHEIEGVSAAEVVLTKLHAGGKFENSSYKVSGGLHGVGVSCVNALSEWLKLEIRRDGKVYGQTYKRGKPDAPLSVIGTSDRTGTRVTWKPDSEIFETIEPSFDTLSQRLRELSFLNKGLKITVSDEREGDKKHEFQYAGGIQSFVEYLNKKKEPLHKDVIYFEVEKDGVVVEVAMQWNQGYQETIFSFANNINTRDGGTHLSGFKSALTRTVNQYAQKFDKFKKLQRPPEGEDIREGLCAVVSVKLPNPQFEGQTKGKLGNSEMEGMVKQVVYDRFSDFLERNTPTANRIIEKVVDAARAREAARQARNLVRRKNALEAGTLPGKLADCQERDPSVCEIYIVEGDSAGGSAKQGRDRRFQAILPLKGKILNVEKARFDKMLSSEEIRTLITALGTGVGEKDFDISKIRYHRIILLADADVDGAHIRTLLLTFFYRQMPQVIENGYLYIGQPPLYRVKKGKSVRYLKNEAALDDYLVELGAEGIKLSPKGSGKSISGKALEKLTRQLMRYTSILKLMKRRGDPRIIDSVVEASSLSPDILRGPTKRIDAQMDAIAKYINEIYPEISDFHVELCDDDEHHAKSIVYTTTLGGFERKTCISVELLESAEMVELKKLDNSFIEIGKAPYSVEHEEQKYSFNTLQEVKEYILTEGQKGQDIQRYKGLGEMNPEQLWETTLDPELRTLLQVKVDDAVEADDIFTVLMGDQVEPRREFIENNALNVRNLDI